agagCTGGGGAATTTGGGGTGGTCTCTCACCAGTGAAGGCGTAGGTGGCACCACGGTGGTCAGACATTAATGCAGTCAAGCCGGGATCCGGGCTGCAGCGTGAGTGCATAGGATGGGTGCTATTCCCATGAGCAGTTACATTTCTGTGTCTACCATGGCCTGGAAGAGAAACAGGTGGTGGGAACAcacagagtgggagggaggcGGGGGTTAGAGTAGGTTCTGCAGATGAAGAGATAGCCAGGGTTAGTAGGAATGTGGGTTTCCCCCATTTGAGGACAATAGGAGAACTCACACCTTAGAGTACAGAATTAAGGCGGGAGGTGAGCATATGAGGTCAGCAAGCTCAGTCAGCATGGATAACTTCCAGTAGGTCCCAGAGGTTGGGGCTTTCTCACCTCTGCCAGGGCAGGACATGAAGTAGTCACGGGCATCCAGAGGGTATCTGGGAGGCACTTCTCCTGTGACTGGGTTGAAGCGCAGGAACTGGTTACCCTGGAAGCAGTAGTAACGTTCAAGCCACCTCAAGGCTGACGTGCAATTCCCAACAGCTGGCCAGGAACGTTCCTTTTTGGTTCTTGTAGCAAAGTCCCAGAACCACTTGCGGTTGCCTATGACCAAGAAATCAAAAGGCATTCAGTGAGGCTGGATTATGCACGCCTTGGGCTTTCACTGGGGCCCAGGAGAGGTGGGATACAGTAGATGGCTATATGGAGCGAGCAAGCACAGCAGGGAGGTAGTGATCACACACCAAAAGCCAGCAGCAAGGTGCACATGATCAACCTAGGAATAGGAAGAGTTGGGAGAAgtcagagaaagaggaaacaaactGAAATTTGAGGTAGGAGCTATAAGGCAAACAAGAAAGGAAGCCAGAAGCAAATTCAGTATTCAGGGAATAGTGTGGGGTTTCTGGAGCCAAGATCAGGAGATGTTAGAAGTCAAAGCTGGGAGGTCAATAGGGGTTTGCTCATGGTGAGATATGTACATAAGGCCAAGGAGCACAGGTCTGTCCCAGGGTCGTGAGGAATAAAGGAGAAATGTTAGCTCAGTCATTAGAATGACTTCTACCCCTTACTCTACTTGACCTCTAGCCTGGAACAggcttttccatttcctttcctcatAAAACCAACAGTGGCTCTTCCGCCATCACCATGAGCACCATGACTCTATCTATGTTCTTGGATTCCTGTGTGGACACACCTTGGAAGAAGATTATGCCTTCACTCTGGCATTCTCCATGGTGGCATTCCACAGCTGCATCCAGTGGGTATGGGATTCCAGGAAATTCTTCTTGGAGCAATTTTGGAtatccattttccttcttttcaggAGGGTATACCCAGACTTTGTCTCCCTGTATCCAAAAACACTCTTTTGGGAACTGTTCGGCTTCAGATacattgcatgcacacacacttttgcTCTATTGCACGTACACAGTATCTCCTTACAGCTTCATGCATTTTCAGTCCACATGTTGCCCCTTGTTGCAGTACATACTCTCAGCCAACACAGTCACCATACTACAATGCATACACATCTGGCTATGTATAACCAGACACTCCTGGGGCACACTTAATTACAGCACTCTTAGTTTTGGCAAGAACATCCACAAGTAGGTATCTTCTAATCACTCGCCCATTCATAtattcatttgctcatttatttatagATTCATTAAAGAAACACATACTGAATGACTATTACAGATTGAGCATTATGAGAAGCACTGAGCATCCAGGGATGGCAAGATTGAAAGCAACTGCTACATCCCAGCCATTCAGCCACCAAGGTACAAAGCATGCAAAAAGCACATAGATAATACATGGGAAATATCGAACTATGTCTGGGAAAGTCCCAGAAAGTTTTAGTGTGGAGAGAAAGAATATGGCCAAAGAGTTGAAAAATGAGTGAGAATTTACCAGGTAAAGAGGACAGGAGCATAGAGGACCCTAACATGTACAGAGTACTCAGAAGACTTGGTGTGACCTCATGCTATACAGTGAACATGGcaagggaagaaaaaatgaacaaatagacAAGACAAGGATAGCTCCCTCAGACCCACATGTATCTGGCATATAGTACAGTACATGGTGGTACATTTACTGAAataggaaacagagaaaaggtTGCTTTGTAAGAAAGACACCAAATTTATTTGGGAAGATGCTGAGTTTGGTATATCTGAGGAATAACTAAGTCAAAGATTTTTCAACAAGAAAGTGAAAAGAGATTGCCAAAGCTCAGGAGAGTGATCCAGATCTGGTATAGCACAGAGCCCTCAAAGCCATGGCAGTGGTTGAAATCACCTAGGAAGGATGCTTGGACAGGCTCAGAGTGGATCCCCAAGCAACAAACATTTGGGActggctgtgctggctagttttatgtcacctgcatacaagctagggtcatctgaaaggagggaacctcaattgagaaaatgcctcagtaaGATCTGGCTgcagggcattttttaaattggtgattgatgggggagggcccagctcattgtgggtggtgccatccctgggctggtggtcctgggttctatatgaaagcaggttgagcaagccatcgGGAACAAgtaagtaagcagcacccctccatggccttggCATAAACTCCTGCTTtcatgttcctgccctgtttgagttcctgtcctgagttccctTGATGATCAACAGctatgtggaagtgtaagccaaataaaccctttcctctcaacttgcttttggtcatggtgtttcatcacagcaatggtaaccctatTGAGGACACTGGTtaagaagagggagtggaaagaggCAGGAGACGAAATAAGGCTGTCACACAGGGCCACCTCAACCACATACACCCTTAGGCAAGTTAAGAGAACTTATCTCTTCCTATGAGCAGACAGTTTAGGCCAGGGCCTGGGGCTTCATGAACACAAGAATCGGTGTATTTTAAATCCTTTGCTTGCCCTCTTGGCCAGGTGCCATTGTGTTGGGAAAAACTTGCTACACATATAAATAGGACCATATACAGGGTCATAGAAGCCAAGGAAAGAAATTGCCATAAGTTAGGAATAGCAAGGCCAGCTAGAACTAGATTAGGTATGAAGAATAGCCATTAGATATTGGCCTTTCCTGCCCACAGGTGCACATGCTcagtctctgcttctctgtctgtctgtctctgtctctctctctcacacacacacacacacatacagagagagagagagagagagagagagagagagagagagagagagagagagagagagagaacctgtgcTTTTTCAGGAAAATAAGGCACAGGGGAGGAAATTTTGTACCTATTGGCAAGGGCCCTGCCATAGTTTGAATGTGTCCCTCAAGGTTATATGTTTGTTCCCACACAacagtgctgggaggtggagcCTAATAAGACATTGTTAGTTCATCAGAGCCCAGCCTCACAAATGGCTTAATGTGATTATTGGCTCAATATGATAATGGGAGCAGGTTAGTTATCATAAGAGTGGGTCACTATAAAAGCAGGTTTGGACCCTTCTGGCTCTCTCATGCCTTCTTTTACCTTGGTGCCATCTTTCTATAGGCTGTGACGCAGCATGAATTCCCTTGCCAGACACCAGCACTATGCCCTTGGGCTTCCCAAACTCCAGACCCATGAGCCAAGTAAAATACTATTCATTAAAACTATCTACTATCAGATATTCCtttacagcagcagaaaatggACCAAGTCAGGCTCCATGCCAAGGACACTTGAGGGAGGAGGGACTCTAATGTTGATTCCAGCCCTTTCCAGCCCAGCTCTTCCCTTGACCCAGCAGTACCTTGATCAGGAAGACACTGTCAGGACCACGGCGGAATGCAGCATCCACTGAGCTGGTGGAATTCTTCCACCTCTCTGAGATTAATTCCCGGATCCCTGCATGACCCCTCCACACGAACTCCCCTGAAAAACCAACACTCTCTGAGGAATCTAGAACAAACCTTTGGCTGACTGAGATAGTTTCAaagaaacaatatatatatatatatatatatatatatatatatatatatatatatatatatatatagcttcctCCTACCTTTAAAGAACAGCATGGTCCCATTGTGATCCAGGGTGGCAGCATCAAAGCTCCAGCCATCTGAGCAGCGCTCTGGGTTGGAAAAATATCAGTAAGATAATAAAATGCAgagacacagaagacagaaagactcAAGGAATTAGGGTCTCACCGATTACATCTGAGTCTGGCTTGCTTCCACTTTCAGCTTCAGCAACATTCCCATGGGCACTAGAGAAAACATAAATAGGTATCTGGGTCCATTGGGTCCTATTCCTCTTCCTTAGCTCATGACCTAGGTCTGGAAACTGGCCCCGTCACACTCAAGCCCAGATCACAATCCTCTATTCCTAATCCCAGCTTTACTCACGAAGGAAGAGGGTTGGCAACAGCCAGGGACCAGCACAGGCCCAGCACCACCAGGGTGACtgatgccaccactgccctagccATGCTGAGCTGGAAAGGCCACAGGACAGCACTGGGCATGAGGCTGAACTTATATAGTTCATCACCACCCCCATTTCCAACCCT
The nucleotide sequence above comes from Peromyscus maniculatus bairdii isolate BWxNUB_F1_BW_parent chromosome 1, HU_Pman_BW_mat_3.1, whole genome shotgun sequence. Encoded proteins:
- the Hpx gene encoding hemopexin, whose product is MPSAVLWPFQLSMARAVVASVTLVVLGLCWSLAVANPLPSAHGNVAEAESGSKPDSDVIERCSDGWSFDAATLDHNGTMLFFKGEFVWRGHAGIRELISERWKNSTSSVDAAFRRGPDSVFLIKGDKVWVYPPEKKENGYPKLLQEEFPGIPYPLDAAVECHHGECQSEGIIFFQGNRKWFWDFATRTKKERSWPAVGNCTSALRWLERYYCFQGNQFLRFNPVTGEVPPRYPLDARDYFMSCPGRGHGRHRNVTAHGNSTHPMHSRCSPDPGLTALMSDHRGATYAFTGSHYWRLDTSRDGWHSWPIAHHWPQGPSTVDAAFSWDDKVYLIQGTQVYVFLTKGGNTLVSGYPKRLEKEIGSPPGISLDTVDSTFTCPGSSRLYVTAGRRLWWLDLTSGAQATWTELSWPHEKIDGALCLEKSLGPNSCSSNGPSLYLIHGPNLYCYSSIDKLNSAKMVPQPRQVNSLLGCRQ